The following proteins come from a genomic window of Mycobacterium sp. DL:
- a CDS encoding TetR/AcrR family transcriptional regulator, which produces MNKVVVAGRTRVGGERRERILASATELIAERGYHAVSMADIGVASGVVGPAIYRHFNSKSDLLAALFERVVDKLLKRATAIVEQSRDEAEALTLLVSDQVALVMDQRELAMVYYREVHNLSDQHQSRLRRKQRLYLEEWVHLVGELRPAVDEIELRAMVHGAIGAIQSILHYRGTGLAPEQTSALLVAMGHAVLGVPASSHQVRGVNTEPSCPRPGTPQH; this is translated from the coding sequence GTGAACAAGGTGGTCGTTGCCGGACGTACCCGGGTCGGCGGCGAACGTCGGGAACGGATTCTCGCCTCTGCCACCGAGTTGATTGCCGAGCGGGGCTACCACGCTGTCTCCATGGCCGACATCGGCGTTGCATCAGGGGTTGTCGGGCCGGCCATCTATCGCCATTTCAACAGTAAGAGCGATCTACTGGCGGCCCTCTTCGAGCGAGTGGTGGACAAACTCCTTAAGCGTGCGACGGCGATCGTCGAGCAGTCCCGCGACGAGGCGGAGGCGCTGACCCTGCTGGTGTCAGACCAAGTCGCCTTGGTAATGGATCAACGCGAGCTGGCAATGGTGTATTACCGCGAAGTGCACAATCTGTCGGATCAGCACCAGAGCCGGTTGCGCCGAAAGCAGCGACTCTATCTAGAAGAGTGGGTACACCTCGTCGGAGAATTGCGGCCCGCGGTCGATGAGATTGAACTTCGGGCGATGGTTCATGGAGCGATCGGAGCCATTCAATCGATCTTGCACTACCGCGGCACTGGCCTGGCTCCCGAACAGACCTCTGCGCTGCTCGTTGCGATGGGTCACGCCGTGCTCGGCGTCCCCGCGTCGAGTCACCAGGTGCGCGGCGTGAACACTGAACCATCCTGTCCGCGTCCCGGTACGCCGCAGCACTAA